One window from the genome of Methanoculleus sp. 7T encodes:
- a CDS encoding NAC family transcription factor, whose amino-acid sequence MTNEKEGDYCTICGGVRPDAIKIKTVLVDGKETGINHLELIVDGVRKLHLTDDAAIREELLRRAGAFNYIPTKKKEAYGDALMREYKAAPE is encoded by the coding sequence ATGACAAACGAGAAGGAAGGCGACTACTGCACCATCTGCGGCGGGGTCAGGCCGGATGCGATCAAGATCAAGACGGTCCTCGTAGACGGGAAGGAGACCGGCATCAACCACCTTGAGCTGATCGTCGACGGCGTGCGGAAGCTGCACTTGACGGACGACGCCGCGATCCGCGAGGAGCTCCTCAGGAGGGCCGGTGCCTTCAACTACATACCGACGAAGAAGAAAGAGGCTTACGGCGACGCCCTGATGCGGGAGTATAAGGCGGCTCCGGAGTGA
- a CDS encoding RNA recognition motif domain-containing protein: MESSKLYVGNLTYSVNAEQLKELFAQYGTVNDVRVIERKGFGFVEMSSPEEAEKAKEALNDTVFEGRTLKIDEARPPRPRSDFRRY; this comes from the coding sequence ATGGAAAGCAGCAAGCTGTACGTCGGAAACCTCACCTACTCGGTAAATGCAGAGCAGTTGAAAGAGTTATTTGCCCAGTATGGGACGGTAAATGACGTCAGAGTCATCGAACGCAAGGGGTTCGGGTTTGTTGAGATGTCCAGCCCTGAAGAGGCTGAGAAGGCAAAGGAAGCCCTGAACGATACCGTATTTGAGGGTCGCACCTTAAAGATCGACGAGGCCCGGCCTCCGAGACCGAGAAGCGACTTCCGCCGGTACTAA
- the eif1A gene encoding translation initiation factor eIF-1A, translating into MTNTRGSQKNGSEEIVRVRLPKKRNREIFARADLMLGANHIRVRCEDGVTRTGRIKGKIKKRLWIREGDLLIVVPWSFQDEKCDIIYRYIRPQVDWLKRHNYLNQ; encoded by the coding sequence CTGACGAATACACGAGGATCACAAAAAAACGGAAGCGAAGAGATCGTACGGGTACGGTTACCGAAAAAGCGAAACCGGGAGATATTCGCCCGGGCCGATCTGATGCTCGGGGCAAATCATATCCGGGTCCGCTGTGAGGACGGCGTCACACGCACCGGGCGGATCAAAGGCAAGATCAAAAAACGGCTCTGGATACGCGAGGGCGATCTTTTGATTGTCGTCCCCTGGAGTTTCCAGGACGAGAAGTGCGATATTATCTACCGCTACATCAGGCCCCAAGTAGACTGGCTCAAGAGGCATAACTACCTCAATCAATAA
- a CDS encoding MJ0548 connectase family domain-containing protein, with the protein MTLVIAFIGKQGAVMAGDMREIAFQGDESCIEELERELYSGSIASDDDLKERAGEIGVTIRVRDDKAKISQQGGVLIGEVTETEGPAIRKRRLYATKGSYAIAEVIDSRLRVTQKGGASNFVVLGNEITKQIANQCIQEAWEGGTIADAIRLIMLIMQIAASVTASVSRTFMLVHTELKADLADAIDQDSR; encoded by the coding sequence ATGACACTTGTGATCGCATTCATCGGAAAACAGGGTGCCGTGATGGCAGGGGATATGCGGGAGATAGCCTTTCAAGGAGACGAATCCTGCATCGAAGAACTGGAGCGCGAGCTCTACAGCGGTTCGATCGCCTCGGATGACGACCTGAAGGAGCGGGCAGGCGAGATCGGGGTGACGATCCGGGTCAGGGACGACAAGGCCAAGATCTCGCAACAGGGCGGGGTGCTCATCGGCGAGGTGACCGAGACCGAGGGGCCGGCAATCCGAAAGAGGAGGCTGTACGCTACGAAGGGGAGTTACGCAATCGCCGAGGTCATCGACTCCCGGTTACGGGTGACACAGAAGGGCGGGGCAAGCAACTTCGTAGTGCTCGGGAACGAGATCACGAAGCAGATCGCCAACCAGTGCATTCAGGAGGCATGGGAGGGAGGGACGATCGCGGATGCCATACGGCTCATCATGCTCATTATGCAGATAGCAGCGAGCGTGACAGCGTCGGTGAGCAGAACGTTCATGCTGGTGCACACCGAGCTCAAAGCCGACCTGGCCGACGCCATCGATCAAGATTCGAGGTAA
- a CDS encoding HAMP domain-containing protein translates to MAEMIPPEVGIRRDGLAIQIPIFYKLMASMLTVAVIPIFLLGIVSAGDTGSVIATLGLQNGIIVLTLLTLSVILMWSFYLAKSITTPIEQLSKVATSVSQGNLADTEITVTSNDEIGELAVAFNRLINSYRILDTLAKDDE, encoded by the coding sequence ATGGCTGAAATGATCCCGCCAGAGGTCGGGATACGGCGAGACGGACTCGCCATTCAGATCCCGATATTCTACAAACTTATGGCGAGCATGCTCACCGTTGCGGTCATCCCAATCTTCCTGCTGGGGATTGTCTCGGCGGGGGACACCGGAAGCGTCATCGCCACACTCGGGCTGCAGAACGGCATCATTGTCTTGACCTTGCTCACGCTCTCCGTGATCTTGATGTGGAGTTTCTACCTCGCAAAAAGCATCACGACCCCTATCGAGCAGCTCTCAAAGGTTGCGACCAGCGTAAGTCAGGGCAACCTCGCAGACACCGAGATCACGGTGACGAGCAACGATGAGATCGGCGAACTGGCAGTAGCGTTCAACCGCCTGATCAACTCCTACAGGATCCTCGACACCCTTGCAAAGGACGACGAGTGA
- a CDS encoding roadblock/LC7 domain-containing protein — translation MMERLPEGKAIGQMQAPIQWIFSHTSRFLGAVRITMQDGEGFLLVRGGEPLAAYFEHPLKSLAGPPALKFFSGQPVVDFSLRKYELEEMRQALALSMEVQALMQPDCYSPAADRSEESGGTVEVNEETPCDVLLKEEPGPLDAVLQHPGVTAVACFADGLCISSAGDIDADYTVAFAEDLIRWSLNLQSAAPGCGGFMQMTLFYRGGNVIIAPYGDEHLCIFTTPEVQFGQIRRMIREIQDGA, via the coding sequence ATGATGGAGAGACTACCAGAGGGAAAGGCCATCGGGCAGATGCAAGCGCCGATCCAGTGGATCTTCTCTCACACCTCCCGCTTTCTTGGGGCGGTGCGGATTACGATGCAGGACGGCGAGGGGTTCCTGCTGGTGCGGGGAGGAGAACCTCTCGCTGCGTACTTCGAACACCCGCTGAAGTCCTTGGCCGGGCCGCCTGCATTGAAATTCTTCAGCGGCCAGCCCGTCGTCGACTTTAGCCTCAGGAAGTACGAACTCGAAGAGATGCGGCAAGCGCTCGCTCTCTCCATGGAGGTGCAGGCCCTCATGCAGCCCGACTGTTACTCCCCGGCGGCCGACCGCTCCGAAGAGAGCGGCGGGACCGTTGAGGTGAACGAGGAGACCCCCTGCGACGTACTTCTCAAAGAGGAGCCCGGGCCGCTCGATGCGGTGCTGCAGCACCCTGGGGTGACCGCGGTGGCCTGCTTCGCCGACGGCCTCTGCATCTCTTCTGCCGGAGATATCGATGCCGACTATACCGTCGCCTTCGCCGAAGACCTGATCCGGTGGTCGCTCAACCTGCAATCGGCCGCGCCGGGCTGCGGCGGATTTATGCAGATGACGCTCTTTTATCGCGGCGGAAACGTCATCATCGCTCCGTACGGGGACGAGCACCTCTGCATCTTTACCACGCCGGAGGTGCAGTTCGGGCAGATCCGGCGGATGATCCGGGAGATACAGGACGGGGCGTAG
- a CDS encoding DUF2795 domain-containing protein yields the protein MAEQRVSVSTAEIQRYLGGIDYPANREDLINHARKNSAPEEVISVLSRIEEREFHSAADVNQAIGKIE from the coding sequence ATGGCTGAACAGAGAGTAAGTGTAAGTACGGCAGAGATCCAGCGGTATCTCGGCGGGATCGACTACCCTGCGAACAGGGAAGACCTGATCAACCATGCGAGGAAGAACAGCGCACCGGAAGAGGTCATCTCCGTCCTGAGCAGGATCGAGGAGAGAGAGTTCCATTCCGCAGCCGATGTGAACCAGGCGATCGGTAAAATCGAGTAA
- the glgP gene encoding alpha-glucan family phosphorylase has translation MVDLLHDQFTRVPERLSGLVDLAYNLWWTWNPEARMLFKQLNRQAWERSGHNPIRMLRNIPVEFLNRAAEDPVYLRRYDIVMHRFGNYMSTGGTWFSEEYSDRPSLPIAYFSAEYGLHHSLPIYAGGLGFLAGDHLKESSDLGLPMVAVGFLYSQGYLRQQIDHDGRQNDITERFDRDAAPVTRVLDSAGEDLVVRVPHIDPPIYVAVRKVQVGRIPLYLLDTDIPCNDPKNRGISSRLYAGDPEQRLRQEIVLGIGGRKVLHALGIEYAAVHLNEGHPAFALLERVRERAERGMDFDTALAEVQATSVFTTHTPVPAGHDIFPVDLIDRYFRTYYPALGIDRTEFLQLGVHPQSPGAGFNMTAFALRASAHHNGVSRTNGTVTREMWRCLWPGTPEATVPIDHVTNGVHVPTWLNPRMKGLYDRHIGPTSPDWLSEHDDPAVWELIDEIPDAELWHLHTRLKAKLIDRVRERERTKWAAHRGGAPNPAAEGAFLNPSVLTIGFARRFSTYKRAYLIFEDLERLKNILNNPWYPVQIIFAGKAHPADNEGKEVLRQIYRYTQDPSFGGRIAFVEDYNEQVARYLVHGVDVWLNNPLPPMEASGTSGMKASLNGVLNLSILDGWWTEGYNGRNGWAFGSEAAACEGRDAADAAAVYDILENEVVPLYYNRSADDIPHGWVAMMKESIKSNGPRFSARRMVKEYVARYYPSLLKGAGAAFVRAPSGAAKPRPPAWKAQAHGKVGEGSR, from the coding sequence ATGGTGGACTTGCTGCACGATCAGTTTACCCGCGTCCCGGAGCGGCTCTCCGGGCTCGTCGACCTCGCATACAACCTCTGGTGGACTTGGAACCCGGAGGCCCGGATGCTCTTTAAGCAGTTGAACCGGCAGGCATGGGAAAGGAGCGGCCACAACCCGATCCGGATGCTCCGCAATATACCGGTCGAGTTTCTGAACAGGGCGGCGGAGGACCCCGTCTACCTCCGCCGCTACGATATCGTCATGCACCGGTTCGGGAACTACATGAGCACCGGCGGAACTTGGTTCTCCGAGGAGTACTCCGACCGCCCCTCACTGCCGATCGCCTACTTCTCGGCGGAATACGGGCTTCACCACTCGCTTCCGATCTATGCGGGCGGGCTCGGGTTCCTCGCCGGCGACCACCTCAAAGAGTCAAGCGACCTCGGTCTTCCGATGGTCGCCGTCGGCTTCTTGTACTCGCAGGGCTACTTGCGCCAGCAGATCGACCATGACGGACGGCAGAACGACATCACCGAGCGGTTCGACCGCGACGCGGCGCCCGTCACCCGGGTGCTCGACTCGGCAGGCGAAGACCTGGTGGTCCGGGTCCCGCACATCGACCCGCCCATCTACGTCGCCGTCCGGAAGGTCCAGGTCGGCAGGATACCGCTCTACCTCCTCGATACGGATATCCCCTGCAACGACCCCAAGAACCGGGGCATATCCTCCCGGCTCTACGCGGGAGACCCTGAGCAGCGTCTCCGGCAAGAGATCGTCCTCGGCATCGGCGGGAGAAAAGTGCTCCACGCGCTCGGCATCGAGTACGCGGCGGTGCACCTGAACGAAGGCCACCCCGCGTTTGCGCTGCTCGAACGGGTCCGGGAGCGGGCCGAGCGGGGGATGGACTTCGATACGGCGCTTGCCGAGGTGCAGGCGACGTCGGTCTTCACCACGCACACGCCAGTCCCGGCAGGGCACGACATCTTCCCCGTCGACCTCATCGACCGCTACTTCAGGACCTACTACCCGGCGCTCGGGATCGACCGAACCGAGTTCCTGCAGCTTGGCGTCCACCCGCAGAGCCCCGGAGCAGGCTTCAACATGACCGCGTTCGCTCTGCGTGCATCGGCGCACCACAACGGGGTCTCACGCACAAACGGGACCGTCACCCGGGAGATGTGGCGGTGCCTCTGGCCCGGGACGCCCGAGGCGACGGTGCCCATCGACCACGTCACAAACGGCGTCCACGTGCCGACGTGGCTGAACCCCCGGATGAAGGGCCTCTACGACCGGCACATCGGGCCGACCTCGCCCGACTGGCTCTCGGAGCACGACGACCCGGCGGTATGGGAACTCATCGACGAGATCCCGGACGCCGAACTCTGGCACCTCCACACCCGGCTGAAAGCGAAACTCATCGACCGGGTCAGGGAGCGGGAGAGGACCAAGTGGGCGGCACACCGCGGCGGAGCGCCGAACCCTGCAGCCGAAGGGGCGTTCCTGAACCCCTCCGTCCTGACGATTGGGTTCGCCCGGCGGTTCTCGACCTACAAGCGGGCGTACCTCATCTTTGAGGACCTGGAACGGCTCAAGAATATCCTGAACAACCCGTGGTACCCCGTCCAGATCATCTTTGCAGGCAAGGCTCATCCGGCGGACAACGAAGGAAAGGAGGTGCTCCGGCAGATCTACCGCTACACGCAGGACCCCTCGTTCGGGGGGCGGATAGCCTTCGTCGAGGATTACAACGAGCAGGTTGCCAGGTACTTGGTGCACGGCGTCGACGTCTGGCTGAACAACCCGCTGCCTCCGATGGAGGCGAGCGGCACAAGCGGCATGAAGGCGTCGCTGAACGGGGTGCTGAACCTCTCCATCCTCGACGGCTGGTGGACCGAGGGTTACAACGGCAGAAACGGTTGGGCGTTCGGGAGCGAGGCGGCCGCTTGCGAGGGGAGGGACGCCGCAGACGCCGCGGCGGTCTACGATATCCTCGAAAACGAGGTCGTCCCGCTCTACTACAACCGTTCGGCCGACGATATCCCCCACGGCTGGGTAGCGATGATGAAAGAGTCGATCAAGAGCAACGGCCCTCGGTTCTCGGCCCGCCGGATGGTGAAGGAGTACGTCGCCCGGTACTACCCGTCTCTCCTGAAGGGCGCCGGTGCGGCGTTTGTCCGGGCTCCTTCGGGAGCGGCAAAACCCCGGCCGCCGGCGTGGAAAGCGCAGGCACACGGGAAGGTCGGGGAAGGGAGCAGGTAG
- the malQ gene encoding 4-alpha-glucanotransferase, with translation MNRRGSGVLLHVSSLPSAYGIGDLGPAAHRFVDLLAGAGQRYWQILPLNPTCPAFGNSPYQSTSAFAGNTWLISPEQMVADGLLGPGDIENPPGFPEDRVDYQAVMNYKNSLFDRAFAGFKERGADFHYKEFAAENVSWLDDYAIFVALKDRFGGKVWGDWPSGIRDRHEEALRKHGTELADRILREKFLQYVFDRQWRALKNHCRERHLQIIGDIPIYLTYDSVDLWANPGLFKLDEYKKPAFVAGVPPDAFSATGQLWGNPVYNWDAHQQQGFSWWESRIDRTLALVDRLRLDHFRGFVQFWEVPAGDATAENGRWVDAPGRDLFTLLARSRSCLPIIAEDLGYITSDVHEMMAHFGFPGMKILTFGFSGDVARNPHAPHNITKGCVAYTGTHDNNTVRGWFEHEVPGDQKDLIFRYIGGQVGADQIHRILIRLAMLSPADTVIVPMQDILGLGEEARMNRPGTTEGNWEWRLRPEQAGEQAMREFSEVTGIYGRW, from the coding sequence ATGAACCGGCGGGGCAGCGGGGTTCTCCTCCATGTCTCGTCGTTGCCGTCGGCGTACGGCATCGGCGACCTCGGGCCCGCAGCGCACCGGTTTGTGGACCTCCTTGCCGGTGCCGGGCAGCGCTACTGGCAGATCCTCCCTCTCAACCCGACGTGCCCGGCGTTCGGAAACTCACCCTACCAGAGCACCTCGGCGTTTGCCGGGAACACCTGGCTCATCAGCCCGGAGCAGATGGTCGCGGACGGCCTCCTCGGGCCGGGGGATATCGAGAACCCCCCCGGCTTCCCTGAGGATCGGGTGGACTACCAAGCGGTTATGAACTACAAGAACAGCCTCTTCGACCGGGCGTTTGCGGGGTTCAAAGAGCGGGGAGCGGATTTCCACTACAAGGAGTTCGCGGCCGAGAACGTCTCGTGGCTCGACGATTATGCCATCTTCGTCGCCCTCAAGGACCGGTTCGGGGGGAAGGTCTGGGGCGACTGGCCGTCCGGGATCCGGGACCGGCACGAGGAGGCGTTGCGGAAACACGGCACCGAACTTGCGGACCGGATCCTCCGAGAGAAGTTCCTCCAGTACGTCTTCGACCGCCAGTGGAGGGCGCTTAAGAACCATTGCCGCGAGCGCCACCTCCAGATCATCGGGGATATCCCGATCTACCTCACCTACGACAGCGTCGACCTCTGGGCAAACCCGGGGCTCTTCAAACTCGACGAGTATAAGAAACCGGCCTTCGTCGCGGGCGTCCCCCCGGACGCCTTCAGCGCGACCGGGCAACTCTGGGGAAACCCGGTCTACAACTGGGATGCGCATCAACAGCAGGGGTTTTCGTGGTGGGAGAGCAGGATCGACCGCACCCTCGCCCTCGTCGACCGGCTGCGCCTCGACCACTTCCGGGGGTTTGTGCAGTTCTGGGAGGTGCCTGCCGGGGATGCGACCGCAGAGAACGGACGCTGGGTCGATGCACCCGGCCGGGACCTCTTCACCCTGCTTGCTCGGAGCAGGTCGTGCCTCCCGATCATCGCCGAAGACCTCGGCTACATCACCTCCGACGTCCACGAGATGATGGCTCATTTCGGATTCCCGGGGATGAAGATCCTGACCTTCGGCTTCTCCGGCGACGTCGCAAGGAACCCTCATGCGCCCCACAATATCACAAAGGGGTGCGTTGCCTACACAGGGACGCACGACAACAACACGGTCAGGGGATGGTTCGAGCATGAGGTCCCGGGCGACCAGAAGGACCTCATATTCCGCTACATCGGGGGCCAGGTCGGCGCCGACCAGATCCACCGGATCCTCATCCGCTTGGCGATGCTCTCCCCTGCCGATACCGTCATCGTCCCGATGCAGGACATCCTTGGTCTCGGTGAGGAGGCACGGATGAACCGGCCGGGCACGACGGAGGGGAACTGGGAGTGGCGGCTCCGGCCTGAACAGGCGGGGGAGCAGGCCATGCGGGAGTTCTCGGAGGTTACGGGGATCTACGGGAGGTGGTGA